The stretch of DNA GTCCCCCCCGTCCCGTCCCGTCCCCGGTCCCGGACCTTCGACCAGATCCTGATGCTGATGCTGCTTTGGTGTTTGTAGATCCGACTCACAATACCATATGTATGCATTATGGCCAACACAGAAGGGATACAGCGAAAAGGGTATTTCAGAGCTGGCGTTATTCAGGGACTTACAGAAAGGAAATGCTTCAAATTCAGTTAATGAGTTCCTCAGCCCTAGTAAAGAACACACTTTCATCTTATAATTCAGTtaatgagtttgagtttattaTCAGCACTAGCAAAGAACACACTTTCATCTTCGAATTCAGTTAATGAACACACTTTCATTGATAACTACAGTTCAGCAAACTATTTTTCGGACACATTATCATGTTCAGTGCCAGAACGACATTATCACATGATCATGAAACTTTGTTAAAAACGCACACCTTCATCGCTGTCTCTATTTGTCTAAAAACTGAAGTGGTGCATAATCTTGTGTGTCATCCCCCAGATGCTTCTTCAGAAATGGCACAACTTTAAAAAGGTTGATGTGGAAATCTCTGGAGTCATCGCCAGACTCCTGTTGGACGTCGTTGTTACCATCAGGGCACAGATTCTTGGTGCCCCAGCTGATCAATCCAACCTTTGAAGAATGGAAGCGGTGTCAGTACTAATTCATGTACATCAACTGTAGATTACAGGAGACCCCAGAGgtttacaaatacattttgcaTAAATAAATATGTAAAATCCCATGTACACAAAAGGATAGAGCGAAAAGTACGAGGCAAATGCACAGAAAGTTGCCACTTTCTTACTGCTCGCCTCTGTAGGTGGTGTCTAGTGCCAATGTATCTGCTGTAAATAAGTGTCTCTAACCTGGATTGTGCGATAATCATCATAGTTCTTAAACAGAGCACCACCGGAGTcacctgtgtacacacacacacacacaaacacacacacacaaacacacacacaatgaagtgGTAATGTAAGACGAAGTAATGGGAACCTTTTCTTTTAGAAAATTACAACACTACTGTTTTAAAACTAGAGATTTTCTCAATCCAttgatttttaaaatattttagaATAACTTAGACAGTGAGTGCATCACACAATGTTCCATTATGTATTAAACATACCTTTGCAGGCAACATGATCTCTAGTAGGTTGACGACCACCCGAGCACAGGAAGTTTTCAGTGACAACATCCTTCAGATTATTTGACGTTATGCCATCTACCTTAGTAGCCAATTCAATACAATTCGCCCTCTGCACGAGAgagaaaaatgagagagagagggacacataCACTGCCGTTCAAGAGTTTGGGGTCACAgagatgtccttgttttttaaagaaaaaataataataattcccaacgtgccattggaacacaggagtgatggttgctgataatgggcctctgtatgcctatgtagatattccattgaaaaatctgccgtttccagctacaatagtcatttacaacattaacaatgtttatactgtatttctgatcaattttatgttattttaatggaccaaaaatgtgcttttcttccaaaaacaggaacattttaagTGACCCGTTGgtgggtctgtctgtgtggtcaGACATCATACAAGCACTCACCTGATCCAGGAGCTTAAGTTTGGCATCGCTCCGCTGATCATGATTGTTTTCCCTGTCCTTATCATGTGACATGAAACTGACTTCTTCAAATGGATTTTTTAACAAGAGCTCTTCTGCAAGGAGAGAAATACATGAGACGAGGTAACATACGGTGCCTAATTGAACCTTTCTATATCAGGTTGTGTGCATCTTGATGGATAGGCTGTGTGCTGTAATTGCACCTTGTTGCTTGCAGGTGATTTCCTCTCCCGACAATCTTAAAGCACCACTTGTTTCCTTGGTGCAAGGTATGCAAATCGGTCTGAGGAAGACAGTAAAGTAAGAATTCATGAAAGAAACTGTGTTTCACACATTACTCCAAACAGCTGGATTACTTAGATtaagatacatttttaaaaaacttcATCACTGTGTTCATTCTTGTTCCTTCTGCATCATAACACATAGAGGTCAAATGATTGTCTCCCTTGGAACATGTcaagatgagcaaaaaaatactataaaataaattatacaaattctgagctatattgtatgcaattTGTGTGAACATCATAGTATTTTCTACTAATACATTTGCTCAGAGAAATAGATTTTGTTCAACAAGTACATCTCAAAAAGATAACCAAGTTGGTCTAAGATTCCTCCCAATGTACCCCCAATCTCattaaacattttagaaaaaggcccAGTGTCGTTATCCTCACAAGAAGGAGGGTGCTGGAGCATTgtaaacaggggtgccaataatttatACCCCCAtcgttaaaaaaacaaacaaacaaaaaaatgtatataacTTATTTtcaaacaaaatctctttctctgagcaattgttttAGTAAAAAATAATTTCCCAATGTATTTTAGCatgcaatatagctcagtatttgtaggATTTATTTCATAGTCTTTTTTGCtcgtctttatcaagggtgccaatcatttttgCACCTGACCGTATGTTTCTTACCTTATGCTGATAGAGATATCCACATCATTCTTCAGTTTGATGAGAGCTACGTCATAATCATAGAACTCCtttaccccctctttctctttggCTTTGATATCATAATTAGGGTGTAATATTATTCGTGATCCTGTTAGAACTGTTAGGGGACAGGACCGGAGTATAAATTAGCAAACCTATTTCCTAGAATAGTTGTGGCATCCTGACATATATTCTGGCAATGACGATAAACACATGAAAAAACAAGTTGTactagtttaaaaaaaactttgggtgtaagtggaaatgtttttgaagGAGTGGCTGGTTGCACCTGGATTTTTGCCAATCGTAATCTTGATTTTATCTGCTGTGTCTGTGAACTTGAAGCAGTGAGCAGCAGTCAAGATGAAGCGGGGAGTGACCAGAGACCCCATGCATTTACCATAACTTCCATCCTCATGCTGACGGGATCAGGAGAGAGGGGTTGAAACATAAATACTGTCAATGACAACATGCAAGCAGATTATCACAGGAAGTTTTCAGTGACACCATCCTTCAGATTATCTGACGTTATGCCATCTACCTTAGTAGCCAATTCAATACAATTTGCCCTCTGCACGAGAgagaaaaatgagagagagagggacacataCACTGCCGTTCAAGAGTTTGGGGTCACAgagatgtccttgttttttaaagaaaaaataataataattcccaacgtgccattggaacacaggagtgatggttgctgataatgggcctctgtacgcctatgtagatattccattgaaaaatctgccgtttccagctacaatagtcatttacaacattaacaatgtttataatgtatttctgatcaattttatattATTCTAATTAAAAAGGTCCACAATATGTCAATCTTGGTGTGCACTGGGATGGGACAGGATACAGTCTGGGAGGTTTGTCAGCCATAATGTTGTTTATCACTCTCCCAAAGCACAAACAACCTGAGAAATTGCATTGCAGAAACACACCACGAGTGATGATTGAATTCCAGCCTAAAATGAAAGGTGAGATCTGCTGGCTAGCTATCCAATTCATTTCTAATTGGAATTCAAACTAATTTAGTACAGCTGTCATGTATTGCATTGGCAATGATACCTTAACACAGTGCACTGCACACTAAATCAAATATGATCATGAAGAAAGGCCACTGGTGCATTGATGAATAATCAAGCATTACAAATAGTTTACATTTAGAAAAATGAGGCATGAGTAATTACCGGGATGCCAATCCTTGCCATCCAGGGATATCTTACACGTATGGTGTCTGCGGTGTCATGATCGTAGTTTCTATGGAGCCCGCATAGACCCACAACCTTGCTCTCATCtacatagaggagagaggtggctcaacacactgacacaaaGACTCTCAAATATAGCACTCTCTGAGGGAACAAAGTCCATGCAGAGACACACTGCCATATTTGCTGGTCAAATTAGAAGGACTCACCAATTATTTTATCAAAGGTTTCTTCCAATTCTGTACCATCCTTTAGTTTAAAGTAGTGGTCCTCATTATCCCGTTTTGTCACAAGTGGCTGGATATCTTCATCAAAGATTTCACTTCCGACACCAAAAACATAGATatctaaaaaaacaaaaacaaaaggaAGTACCCAAAACATTAGTCATTAGATGAATCAAGAACATTCACATACTTAGGTAATAGACCTAGGAGTTCTGGTTCTGTTGGCATATTGAAACGTGTGGCTTTCTTTTGCAAAATAACTATGAATTAAGATTGCCATGcacgcagaagaaatatcagcccacagagagaagcacgagattgaacttcactcaactttctaaagcagtggtcaccaaccggtcgtcGCAATCGACTGgttgatctccaaggcattcttGGTTGGTCACCAAACATTTTTAGTAAAACAAACAACGATAAAGCCTTGTGTTCCtatttgtttaaaaataaatctCAGGCTGTTGGTCGTAGGTGCACCCGATTCAGCTGCACTGTATTCTGGGTAGGCGAACTTGTGCCATTTTGAActatttcatgtgtctgaaggtacaaaatCTGctggcccagagagcaaatcaaatgCACTATAGTCCTACagctggccaatcggatggctcagattACAATGCATGCAGTAaagtagcaggcataaaagaaagctacagcaaagttgataaTGTGACATCTCAAAATGTTTAAAACCAAGACTAgacagagagactgtcaacgaatacagcaaagagatgctgtttttatgagtgagttcatatTTAAGTTCTTACTaggcactgtcaacactttttaTTCAACACTTATATAATACATAACATGTTcattcttcctatttccactcggcgctacaacaagcactgcagcagtaaGGAATGAGAAGGAAAGTGTATCTATAAGCTtacgttgttgttattattagcgccTTGGGTATTTCTTAGTATTGAGGAAAATGTCACTTTCTTTGTTCATAGGAGCAACATGAATTTGCattgaggcagaaataatgcagtgccACTCGAGTTTCGGCATCCGCTGGAGgacggtgtccctttttggtcagtggaggaaagggagagaagagggatgttgagagggtttttggtcagtggaggaaagggagagaagagggatgttgagagggtttttggtcagtggaggaaagggagagaagagggatgttgagagggtttttggtcagtggaggaaagggagagaagagggatgttgagaggcaggccctcagtctgctgctctctccctccactgagactgactgTCAGATggaggcaccatcagcccagaaaaatacaaataaaaagctAATTATTTAAATGTAAGCTCACTCacctgtgcctcacaagtaatacaacaacgtatctattaccggtgtgatcaaATAGCCTACCTCAAATGTTTAAATCTAAAAAATCAAAAAAaggaatggtgctggaatagcggAGGCTCCTGTCGTCTATGTGCTGCCTTGCTGCAACTCCATGGTTCTAAATCAGTCGTTATTTATTTAGTAAACTGtcgaaaacatgaacttgcttgaccatgctgcaatatttgctttgtggacttcaccggacagatgttgaTGAAACAAACATACGTGCAGTTGAAATTATTCCGCCACTGTGTGACAGTTGTCTTTTTCTTGTCACGGTCTTATTGTATAACACGGTGGTGTATATGAACGAAGAGGTTCTAGAGCACTTATACAACAtatgttgtaatatggctttttttactTGAAAGAATTTGGAAATGCTGTTAACCGTGTTAGAGCGTTCTCAAGAAACCCTCTTTTCAGACCAGGTAGCTACTACTCTTTCTAAAGTCAAGACAGAACATCATTTACTGATAAGACAGAGCAGAATTTGCCATCCATTGAGTAAGACTCGACCATTTCTTCCATGGTAATCGTCACAGTCGTTTACCGGCCAACAAGCTATGCAGTAATGATCAATTAACTGATAAAGCAACTATTACATCTGAAACAGGGGAATTACTATAAGATTGCTCCAAGATTCTCTCACTTCTATAAAGAACTGTACACTTCTGATTGTAAATCTACACCAAGCCAGACTAAGTCCTTTCTAAAAAAGGAAGCCACCTCGCCGGGAGCCCAAATCTCTCTCAATGAACTCCAAAAGGCATTGGATGGCATGAATAAAGGCACATTTCCTGAACGGGATGGTATTCCTCCTTAGGTCTATTTAACATTTTGGAATCAATTAGGTCGACTATTGCGCTAAATGATTAATACAGCTATTCACAAAAGTTAATTTGGGAGAAATGTGAACACAACACAAATTTAGCTTTAGATAAATTTAGCTTTAAATTTAGATTCTCCCAGTGTTCTCACTACCCCCCCATCTTTGATAAACACAAATATTAAACTGTTTTCTAAAATGTTGCCATCCCGTCTCGAGACTTACTTACCTAAATAGGTCCACTTGGACGAAAGCGGTTCGTTTATAAAGCGTTCATCCTCAGATAACCTCCTTCGACTATTACATATCTAAGATACTCCATCAGAAACAACAGCTCCTTGGGCTGTAATTATCTCTCCATGCAGAAAAAAGCTTTTGATAGACTAGAATGGTTAGCATGGGAGGCCGAGTGTTGTATTGGCAAACTTTTTTAAGTATTCCAAGTATCAATTgaaaattgttattttattttttagaacTAACTTTATTGACTTGGTTGGTGGTTGGTACACCTTTGAAATCCTGGAATGTCCAagcgccgagaagacgatcaaacttgactatctagaggaagtaaaagtcgtaacaaggtttccgtaggtgaaaAGGAAGGCCTGGCCTGTCTTGAAACGGAAATCGTCTCCAATTGATGATTCAAATATGCCAATCCCTCAATGGGTTGGGGTTAACTTTGGAAGCCTTTTCTTTGATGTACTATTTTTTGtacctgtaaccccccccccccccccccccccaccccttcataCACACGTTTTCTTCTTCTACAAAACGAAATAATAAGTTGGTCCCCAAAAAAAGAACATTTATATACTTGAGATGGTAGCCGGCTCGAATGGATTTGAATATTGTACAGTGCCACAAACCATTGATGTTTGGATCATCCTTCTCGAGCCAACTGTTGTGTGCATGATGTAGACCTGGGTCAGTCTATAGTTAGAAAGACAACCTGTATACAGGGAATGAATAGTTAAGACTAGAAGGTCAAGTTGTCGTTGAATGCGGTTCTGTCCTTCGGCTGTTCTCGTCTATTAATGTTCTCTATTATGTCATGCTTCTCACGCTTTGTGtggacccccaggaagagtagctgctgctttaggAACAGCTAATGGGGGGATCCAAATAAAATACCAATGTCATGACAACACAAATGACTTTGACCTCACCAAGATATTGATCCCTTTCTTCCTTTTGATTCATGTAGACCATTTCCCTGACTTTGGCCACTGTGTCGTCGGGCCTACCCCCCATGTTGAAAGCACCTGCAAGAAAAGACAGTCAAGAGATTATTACTGAGCTGACCAAACGCTGAACAGAAGCTTTAAAAAAGGATTAACAAAAATAA from Oncorhynchus kisutch isolate 150728-3 linkage group LG28, Okis_V2, whole genome shotgun sequence encodes:
- the LOC109872818 gene encoding complement factor B encodes the protein MILSDCWSLCAALLICPLYMGVSVLCEDFCNEENVGMEGGHYILTKKLEYGSMLIYHCPEGYYPYPALTRLCQKSGTWSPTPHKRPVQKCKIVECPNPLVLENGSVFPLQMQYFVNNETTYECYAGYTLRGSSSRVCQPNGKWSGGTPICRHDSGGGERCADPGIPAGARRSGSRFGIEDKLTYRCDDGLHLLGSKERVCQENGQWTGTEPKCYYKHTYDTALEVTEAFGSAIRESLQLAAPIDYTDQEGKKITIDKAGKLNIYIAMDISDSIEEDQFTKARNAVKKLITKVSSFAVSPNYEILFFASDVFEVVNILDFLGEKRKKLEEVLADLDNFNYGERQNVGTNLNLAFKTILERMAIQKQRNETLFKEVHHVLIFFTDGAFNMGGRPDDTVAKVREMVYMNQKEERDQYLDIYVFGVGSEIFDEDIQPLVTKRDNEDHYFKLKDGTELEETFDKIIDESKVVGLCGLHRNYDHDTADTIRVRYPWMARIGIPHEDGSYGKCMGSLVTPRFILTAAHCFKFTDTADKIKITIGKNPVLTGSRIILHPNYDIKAKEKEGVKEFYDYDVALIKLKNDVDISISIRPICIPCTKETSGALRLSGEEITCKQQEELLLKNPFEEVSFMSHDKDRENNHDQRSDAKLKLLDQRANCIELATKVDGITSNNLKDVVTENFLCSGGRQPTRDHVACKGDSGGALFKNYDDYRTIQVGLISWGTKNLCPDGNNDVQQESGDDSRDFHINLFKVVPFLKKHLGDDTQDYAPLQFLDK